From the Callithrix jacchus isolate 240 chromosome 22, calJac240_pri, whole genome shotgun sequence genome, the window TCCGTTTCAgcagtcctggccagagcaatcaggcaagagacagaaataaatggccggctggtcgcggtggctcacacctgtaatcccagcactttgggaggccgaggcgggtggatcacgaggtcaagagatcgagaccatcctggtcaacatggtgaaaccccgtctctactaaaaatacaaaaaatcagctgggcatgatggtgcgtgcctgtaatcccagctactcaggaggctgaggcaggagaattgcctgaacccaggaggcagaggttgtggtgagccgagatcgcgccattgcactccaggctgggtaacaagagcaaaactccgtctcaaaaaaaaaaacaaaaacaaaaacaaaaagaaatttacagatttaaccctattcctatcaaattaccaatggcattcttcacagaactagaaaaaaactattttaaagttcaTATAGAACTGAAAGACAGCCCCAACAGCCAAGGCAGtcttcagcaaaaagaacaaaggtggaggcgTCACACTACTCAATTTCCAGCTGTACGTAGGCTACGGTCACcgaaacagcatggtcctggtacacGAGCACAGAGACCAGTGGGACAGAACGCAGACCCCAGAAGTGCGGGCGCACGCCTACAACCATGTGaccttcaacaaagttgacaagaaCACGCAATGGAGAAAGGGCTCCCTTTTCACTAACGGGTGCTGGGGTAACCGACCAGTCACATGCAGAAGACAAACCGAACGCCTTCTTCACACCACGTGCAAAAAACAACTCACATCCTCAGAAGCACCACTGATTTTCACCCGGAGAACACCGAGAAAGAGCCTCCTCTGGGCTTTCAGATTCTGCCCTTGCTCCCGGATTGGCCATTTTTAAACACAGTATCCAGAATGAGTTTCTTAAAATGCAAGCTAAATTATGGCATCTCTGCTCAAAACCCCTCAAAACTCCTCACCTCGCTCCAGAAAACCCAGTCCCAACCCTGGTTACAACACAGGATCCTACCACGGACACCTCTGAGCCACTTCACTGGCACCCTTCCTCTCACGCCAGTCTAACCACAAAGCCTTTGTTTCCACCGTTTCTCCCACCCCCCCAGGAACGACCAACAGCTGTTTCTTTGATTCATTCTTTCACCTCTTTCAAGTCTTTGTTCAAACCTCACTTTCCCTGTGGAACTTATTGCTACAGGCTATACCCTTCCACACCCCCAAATATCCACTTAGGCACAGGCTATACCCTTCCACACCCCCAAATATCCACTTAGGCACAGGCTATACCCTTCCACACCCCCAAATATCCACTGAGGCACAGGCTATACCCTTCCACACCCCCAAATATCCACCTAGGCACCTGTCCTTGCCATTCGTTTCCCCATAGCACTCTTAACCCTAAAATACTTTACAATGCATGCACTTATTATGTTTTCCTATATTCTGTCTCATCAGAGAGCCAAGCAAGgacatttgtcttttttcccctatCCCAAGCGATAGACTAGCACTTCCAAGTAGGCGTTCTTCTTGAATGAAAACAACACTAACTCTTGGGCTTCCAGAATCCTAAGAACACCATAGATGTTGATGTGTGCTGAATAATTTAGTGACATTCCCTGTGGAGCTACTGTAAACTCAGATAAATACTGATTATCCCAATGAGTGTTTCGGCAAGTGCAGCTGCTTTTCACCTGATTCTGACGCCTCTCTAGGAAAGAAACGGCTAGACGCCTACCCTGACCCATTTCCACTTTCTCCCTTAAGATAACTCCAGTGGTTACTATTTCTTCCTGCTTGCAAGAGACTACTTTGCAGTTATATGAGGCTGTGTGAGGACAAGATAAACAGACCAGTGAGATGCAAGCAGAAGTGATACAAGACAGAGTTTTGGAAAGGCTCCCTCAAGGAAGCCCCTGAAGCTTAGCGATAaacctttccttctcccttctgtTGCTTCCTGCCTTGAAGGCAGCCATGTTGGCTGGGACCTCAGCGTCACTGTGGCCCAAGGTCATCTTTATCACAGACACACTAAAGATGGGAGACAAGTACAGAAGGAGCCTCGGCCCTGATGAGCCTGACCCGAAAGTAGGTTTTGTATATCGTCTTCTccgagagaaaggaagagagatggCAGTTATTCCTGGAGGAGCATCTAAGGCAGCGGTCGGTACAGTACTCACCGAAGTGTGCGAAGTCGGCAGCTAGGATGCTCCAGGGCTTGAGACAGGATCCTTTCTGAAAGATTGTTAAGGTCACTGTCGAAAACGTGCAGCTCCTGGAGATTCTCCATCGTCCGAGAAAGAGAGCAGAGGTCTCTCCAGTAGACAAGGCTCTTCATTTGACTACAGGGAAGAAAGATCGAGTTTTCCAACAGAATCCATTCAACTCCAGCAAGTTAAGAAACGTGTACATTAAGGTATCTTTTGAGAGTGCCTGCTGCTCACTCCGACTTCAGACCACTCAGCGAGAAATAGAGTAGGGTCGGCCATGAAAACTCAGTACTCAGACCCACTGAAGGAGCTGGTGACTCCATATTCAGGTGAGAGAGATGCAGCAGAGTGCAGGGCCTTTAAATGtgagattaaatatatatatatgttttttgagacagagtttcgctgttgttacccaggctggagtgcaatggcgccatctcggctcaccgcaacctccacctcctgggttcgggcaattctcctgtctcagcctccggagtagccgggattacaggcgcgcaccaccatgcccagctaattttttgtatttttagtagagacggggtttcaccatgttgaccaggatggtctcgatctcttgacctcgtgatccacccgaaaATACATATCACAAGTTTTGTGCTATCATGAACAGTCCTGGAATGTAACAGCACGaggtttatttctctttaatcTATACAACAGATCTGAAGAAATTAGGTGAAACCACCGCTTCACAACGAGGCCGTTCTGCCCTCCAGCAGACATCTGGCTATGTCtaaagatttttgttgttgtcacaGCCGGAGAGAAGGAAATGCTACTGGCTGAAGGAGAGACCAGAAATACTGCTAAACCCTCACCACAATGAACGGGCTGGCCGAAGGGGTCAACAGCGCTGAGGTGGAACTCAAACTTTCAGTTCAAACAGAAGCAGAGACACTGACGTCACGGGTCTAATCAGACGCCAGATTGGACATCGAGTTTAATGGCCCTGTGTTTGTCTTGTTCTGGTCAACCAGCTCTAGAATTACGGGCAGGTCTCAGCAAAACaggaaagaggattttttttttaagactcaccTAGCGGTCGGCCTCACGGTTGGCTCTCTGCCTTCAAAGATGCGTTGAACACTCAACTTGAGGGTCTGCACGTGACGGCAGTGCCCCAGGCAGTATAACGAGACCATCATGTCATTGTTGGCTTCAAGGTAAACGGTAACCTCCTGCAAAGGGTCCACAGTCATTTTAACAAATTCTTCCTCCCGATTCTCAAAGAGACAGTAAAACAGAGACACGTGGTGCGTCAGCTTCTCCGCGTCTCGGCCCACGTGTTTCAGGTATGCCAGCGAGTGCTGCCTGAAGGCGTCCACCGTCGGCAGCTGGAAGCCGAAGGACGTCTCCAGAATCCTTCTCCTCTTTTCATTCAGAAGGCCGTAAATGAAAGAATACACTTGACTAAAGTTACAGTATTGTTCCCTCTTCTCTTTATGCCCGCTCGCGCCCGAGGGGAGCTGGCAGGGAGGCACTGGCATCAGGAACGCAATGGCCGCGCAGAACTCCTGCAGGGTCAGGTGGATGAACGTGCAGCAGTCTTTATGAGTGCTGCTTGGCAGGACAATGTTCAGGGTCTGCAGCAGGGAGACGTCGGCCTCGGTGAGCCCGACACAGCTGAAGTCTTCCCGACTGAAATGTAGGGTGTTTTTGAAGAGGCCTCCCGCAGCCAGCGAACACAGACGTTTGAGGAGGTTTAGGTGATACTCACTGGCGGCAGCTCCAGCCTCCGACGTGAAGGCACCCGCAAGAAAGTGGGCATGGAGATCCGTGGGGGTTTGGAAGCAGAGTTCGAGGTCCTGCTCCCCCGTGTCCCTCTGCTGACTCAGGGCAGAGCACGTGATCCAGCATAAGATGGGGACTCGGCACAGACCGGAGAGCATGTCGTTGCCACGAACGAGTCGGAGGGCCGCCGAAGCCTTCTGGCGGTCGTTGAAGAACGAGTTAAAGTAGATCTCCCTCTTACCGTTAGAGAGATGCAAGCTCGTGAAGATATCCGCGGTTTTCCAGAACATGTTGACGGCACCCTCGTTGGTGAACCTCGAGGAGATGAGGAACCAGCAACCTGGGGCCATTTTtctcctcagcaaactgaccagGAGGATCGGGATCGGAACTCTCTGGGTGCTGTCGCTACACAAAGCGTGTTCGTCGATGTTTAACTGGAAACTCACGTTGTCCAAGTCCTCCAGGATGAAAAGGACTTGCCCGGGATCAGACAGGATGTCTGCGACGGGAGCCTGGCGGTGAGGCCAGTCCTTGGCGATCAGCTCAGCCAGGCTGAGGCTGCTCATCTGGTTTATTTCGTGAGCAGTGAGGGGAACGACGTACGAGATCGTGTTGGGCCACATGTCACCGCTGAGCCACCTCGTCACTGCCATTCTCACAATCATGGTTTTGCCAGAGGCCGCCTCTCCCATCAGGAACACGTTGAGATCCCTTGCTGAGTAAGGGCTGGTAGGATCGTAGGCCAAGTGAATCACGTAGAACACATCCGCGGCAGTGTCACAGAAAAACTTATAGTGAAATTCTCCCAGAGTCTGATTTTCCCATTGCAGCGTGAATTTTCTCCTCATGAGAGCTTTGCATGCTTCCACATTGCCTAAGTCAGCGGGTACATGgcagaaagaaatgcaaagataaaagtttaggccgggcgccgtggctcaagcctgtaatcccaacactttcggaggccggggcgggtggatcaccaggtcaggagatcgagaccatcctggtcaacatggtgaaaccctgtctctactaaaaatacaaaaattagctgggcatggtggcgcgtgcctgtaatcccggctactccggaggctgaggcaggagaattgcctgaacccaggaggcggaggttgcggtgagccgagatcgcgccattgcactccagcctgggtaacaagagcgaaactcagtctcaaaaaaaaaaaaagtttaagatgtACGATCAGTCTTACCTTGTTTTCATGTCTACAGGAAAAGCATGGTAGAAATTTTCACTTACTACTCATCATAAAGATACAGGTACAAGGATATTTACTAACatgttgctttttttgttgttgagacagagtctcactccgtcgcccaggctggagtacagtggtgcagtctcggctcactgcagcctccacctctcgggttcaagcgattctcctgccccagtctcccgagtagctgagactacaggcgtgcaccaccacacccggctaatatatatatatttttttgagacggagttttgctctcgttgcccaggctggagtgcaatggtgcgatctcagctcaccgcaacttctgcctcctgggttcaggcaattctcctgcctcagcctcccaagtagctgggattacaggcacgtgccaccatgcccagctaattttttgtatttttagtagagatggggtttcaccatgctgaccaggatggtctcgatctcctgactttgtgatccgcccgcctcggcctcccaaagtgctgggattacaggcttgagccactgtgcccagcctaattttttatatttttagtgaagtcgggggtttcaccatgttggccaggctgatcttaaactcctggcctcaggtgatccacctgcctctgcctctcaatgCGCTtcgattccaggcatgagccactgcacccggcccgtgTTGCTTTAAAGGAAAAAGGTTGGATAAAACCTATTCACCCCTACGATGGAATCGGCATCTATTTTAGCATTGCGCCCTCTCATTCGCTTGGCATCGGGGACATATTCCTCCCTGTTTTGGGGTTCCATAGCATTTTATGTAGCCTTCAGTTATAATGCTAGTTTCACACCCAGCTTTTCCTTTGAGGGAATAACTTGAGTTGAGGGACTGTTTCCTGGCACGCGTTCAGCTCGAAGCAGCTAACCTGTTACATCTCTGCCCGTCAGTCGTCAGGTGCACACTCACCTTTCCTTCTGGTTTGTTTACACGTATTTTTACTTAAATCCTGACCATTTAATGAACTGCTCAAGATAAATGaaatgactttgggaggctgaggtgggtggatcacgaggtcaagagatcgagaccatcctggtcaacatggtgaaaccccgtctctactaaaaatacaaaaaattagctgggcgtggtggcgcgtgcctgtaatcccagcactttgggaggccgaggcgggtgaatcacgaggtcaagagatcgagaccatcctggtcaacatggtgaaaccccgtctctactaaaaatataaaaaattagctgggcatggtggtgcgtgcctgtaatcccagctactcgggaggctgaggcaggagaattgcctgaacccaggaggcggaggttgcggtgagccgagatcgtgccattgcactccagcctgggtaacaagagcgaaactccgcctcaaaaaaaaaaaaaaaagaagtttctacacagcaaaagatacaatcaaaaagtgaagagacaacccgtACATGGGGAAATGTATCTGCAGACCACCCATCTGAAAGGAGTCAGTAACCAGGATATAGAAGGAGCTCAAACAGCTGTAGAGGAAAAAGTCTAATAATTGGATCAAAAATGTACACAAGACTCGAAcatgtttcaaaagaagatatacaagtggcagacaggcatatgaaaaggtgctcaacatatTGATCAAAGACATGCACATCAGAGCTACAAGGAGGCGTCATCTCACCCTGGTTAAAATAACTCACATCCAAAAGACACACAagaacaaatgctggagagggtgtagagaaaagggaaccctcatacactcttaaacaattttttttctttatccaggggAAAGCGTGAATGCAGTCCCCGTcaccacaaattatgcagtggAGCTTGCCGCATTTGGGGAGATGGCGGGGGTCAGCACATCTGGAGTGCACTGGGTAAGCCTCCCTGTGGGAAAACCACCCTCGTGATCACCGTATCTCCCCACCAGGTAGCTACGGAACCCTCATATACTCTTGATGGGAATGTAAGTCAGTAAAACCACTGTGAGGGTCAGTTTGGAGGTTCCTTGGAAACCTGAGAATAcagttaccacatgacccagcaatcccgctGCTGAGCATACACCCAAAAGGAAGGAAGTAAGTCtatcaaagagatgtctgcagtACCGTGCGTGTGGCAGCTGcgttcacaaaagccaagatttggaagcaaccgtAGCGTCCATCAGCAGATAAAGAAAGGGTGGTACCTTTAGACAATGGAGCACTATTGGGCCATAAGAAGTATGAGATCCCGTCATTTACAACAAGGTAGTTGGAACGGGTCAtccttaagtgaaacaagccacacacagaaagacaaacgtcgcgtgttttcacttatttgtgggaacgTAAAACACCACGGAAACAACTGAACTCAAGGTTACCAGAGTCTGGAAGGGGAATAGGGGATGAGGTGGGTGCAGGTGGGGTTGGTTAAtgagtccagaaaaaaaaaaaccacctagtatttgatagcacggAGCGACACATACTCAGTAAGTATATACCGTAAAATaaaagtgtaattggattgtaCCACGAAGGATAAAACTTGAAAGGGCAAATCCCCCATTTCACATGACATGATTATTACACATGGAACGCCTGAACATCTCATGGACtccataaatatacatacctgatgtgtacccacaaaaattaaagatCTATAGTCcaatttccttcatttcagtTGACTTTTAAATTCGAACATTCggataaaaataattcagaagtcACATTGTCAACCTACTGCTACTAATAACCTAGTTGATGTCTAGGAGTTAAATATTAATTCTAGTTACATGTTGAAGGTATGGTTTgacatgatcttttaaaaataagatttgtcATAGACATTTGAGGTTCACAACATGGTGTTATGGGATACGTAGAGATCACAAGGGAGTTACTGCAGTGGGAGAAGCAAATTAGCATCACCACACAGTTACTTCTGTGTGTGACTAGAAGAGCTGAAGGAGGCTTGTTTAACAGAAATACCTGTAGATCTCTGGACTTGTTCACTGCACACATCCGCTACTTGTTAGAATGACCAGTTTAATGAACCCTTGTTTCTCGAGTTATTAAAATACTGAGCCTGTATCGCTTGGCATTAAAAGGCATATCAGATACACAACTGGGGTTCAGGCGCCAGTGTGGGTAACTCattgagctctttttttttttttgagacggagttttgctgttgttacccaggctggagtgcaatggcgcgatctcggctcacggcaacctccgcctcctgggttcaggcaattctcctgcctcagcctcccgagtagctgggactacaggcacgcaccgccatgcccagctaattttttgtatttttagtagagacggggtttcaccatgttgaccaggatggtctcgatctctcgaccttgtgatccacccgcctcggcctcccaaagtgctgggattacaggcgtgagccaccgcgcctggcctgtctGTGCTCTTAACCAATGGAGTGTCTAAGCAGCATCAAGCAGACAGCGTTCTTGGGGTTTGTCTCCTTTTCCCACCGCAGACCCTGTCCAGGAAGCAGTGAATAGAAAGCGTTACTTGAAGCATTGGCCTGTCACCATCCACTCTCCACTGGGCTTATGGCCTCACCCTCAGGAAGATGAAATGTATCCACCTGAGCAAATCACAGAGGTGAACAGTGGACTCTTCATCCGGGAGGAGCATCTGCCCACTGTGCGCTGAAGGAAAAACAACGCACCAGGTTCTCTAACGGGACTGGCCACTGGCCACTTTTTATAGATTGTGCCTCCCTTACGGTTTCACTTCTGTATCCATTagaggttgctttttttttttttttttgagacagagtcttgctcttgttacccaggctggagtgcaatggcgcgatctcggctcacggcaacctccgcctcctgggttcaggcaattctcctgcctcagcctcccgagtagctgggattacaggcatgtgccaccgtgctcagctaattttttgtatttttagtagagacaggggttcaccatgttgaccaggatggtctggatctgttgacctcgtgatccacccgcctcggcctcccaaagtgctgggattacaggcgtgagccaccgcgcccagcccgcttCTTCTATTCAAATTGCTCTATCTAGATATGTCATTGTAACTCATTGGTAAAAACCTTGGAAGGGTATCTATGAAAACTGATAAGTTGTTACTCCTTTGGAAGGAGCCGCAGAATGGGGACGGCTTAAGATGCTTTTAAGCTTATCTGAAAATGCTTACCTGGAAATCTGGTAAATCGAAATGGGCCTAAGTATAGTAGAGAGTGTGACCTTTTTCTTGGATACAGGTATTGCTTTgccatccgggctggagtgcagtggcgtgatcatgtctcactgcagcctcagcctccagagttcaagcaattctcccacttcggcctcccaagtagctgggattacaggcatgcgccaccacgcctggcttat encodes:
- the NLRP11 gene encoding NACHT, LRR and PYD domains-containing protein 11 is translated as MAEPDSPDWDLLWYLETLNDREFQIFKNYLQRLICDLNLPKVPQIHSETPKEQLAALLAISYEGQHIWNMLFSIFERMRQYHLCQRITDRRHRNVEACKALMRRKFTLQWENQTLGEFHYKFFCDTAADVFYVIHLAYDPTSPYSARDLNVFLMGEAASGKTMIVRMAVTRWLSGDMWPNTISYVVPLTAHEINQMSSLSLAELIAKDWPHRQAPVADILSDPGQVLFILEDLDNVSFQLNIDEHALCSDSTQRVPIPILLVSLLRRKMAPGCWFLISSRFTNEGAVNMFWKTADIFTSLHLSNGKREIYFNSFFNDRQKASAALRLVRGNDMLSGLCRVPILCWITCSALSQQRDTGEQDLELCFQTPTDLHAHFLAGAFTSEAGAAASEYHLNLLKRLCSLAAGGLFKNTLHFSREDFSCVGLTEADVSLLQTLNIVLPSSTHKDCCTFIHLTLQEFCAAIAFLMPVPPCQLPSGASGHKEKREQYCNFSQVYSFIYGLLNEKRRRILETSFGFQLPTVDAFRQHSLAYLKHVGRDAEKLTHHVSLFYCLFENREEEFVKMTVDPLQEVTVYLEANNDMMVSLYCLGHCRHVQTLKLSVQRIFEGREPTVRPTASQMKSLVYWRDLCSLSRTMENLQELHVFDSDLNNLSERILSQALEHPSCRLRTLRFSYVSTGTGFEDILSAVASNRSLTCLSLNCMSISLNMFSLLHEILTEPTCQITHLSLMKCDLRACDCRQIALLITSGCSLRKLTLSHNPLHDDGVHTLCEALVHPDCTLRSLVLVFCCLTAGCCNFLGKAFLLSPSLREVDLSVNHLKNYGALILLFPLVFSCRLEELQLFGCFLTPEICEQIAVVLAANGNLKSLELGSNHVGDTGMQQICDALKEPSCKLANIGLEECMLTTACCDALASVFATNTTLKRLNVLQNSFSNEGIVKLLESLMHPNCTLEIVGLPLSGVSTETQQLLRTVKERKPELIFLSETWSAKEGREIGVRPSSRLSSEIPHCNLQNMFSEFSPTL